The following is a genomic window from Candidatus Desulfatibia profunda.
TCCGTTCTTTTTTCATGCGGGCGATGACCGCACATACTTCCGCATATGCAAGGGTGGAGATGAAATGAACTCCCTCGCTCTCTGCCCATGCTATGGCAGTTTCACTGTGGCTGTCTTTAAAAAGGACCGATAAAATGGCAGATGCGTCCCAGTAAATTGCCACCTGACCCTTAGGCATTGTTGCGGTCCTCTTTCAGGAAAGTTTGGGCGATATCGTTCGGGACCGGAATAGGTGCAGAAAGTTTTATTCCTTTCTTTTGAGGTAAAGCTTTCAATACTCCCATATCCTCAAGCTTTTGAATGCGAGCGGAAAGCGGCAGA
Proteins encoded in this region:
- a CDS encoding type II toxin-antitoxin system prevent-host-death family antitoxin, with protein sequence MQPIRVGIRDAKMHLSKFIKMVQNGSEVILTDRGRPVGKIVPLQPGDLPLSARIQKLEDMGVLKALPQKKGIKLSAPIPVPNDIAQTFLKEDRNNA